From Brassica oleracea var. oleracea cultivar TO1000 chromosome C3, BOL, whole genome shotgun sequence, a single genomic window includes:
- the LOC106328046 gene encoding protein EXORDIUM codes for MSSLVFKLFLFASLFQISISARKLAQDEPNQFQSLKYHKGALLSGKISINLIWYGKFKPAQRAIISDFITSLSHSSSKTPNQPSVATWWKTTEKYYELAAGDKTPSPSLSLTLKSQILDETYSLGKSLTDRDIRKLASKGDQYDAVNVVLTSADVAVTGFGMSRCGTHGHARGNTGKRGSKFAYIWVGNSETQCPGQCAWPFHAPVYGPQNPPLVAPNNDVGLDGMVINLASLLAGTATNPFGNGYYQGPQNAPLEAASACPGVYGKGAYPGYAGNLLVDTTTGGSFNAYGANGRKFLLPALYDPTTSDCSTMV; via the coding sequence ATGTCTTCGTTAGTTTTCAAACTCTTTTTATTTGCGTCTCTCTTCCAAATCTCAATCTCTGCTAGGAAACTAGCACAAGATGAACCAAACCAGTTTCAATCATTGAAATACCACAAAGGAGCTCTTCTCTCCGGCAAAATCTCCATTAACCTAATCTGGTACGGCAAATTCAAACCAGCTCAAAGAGCAATCATCTCCGATTTCATCACTTCGCTTTCACATTCCTCTTCAAAAACTCCAAACCAACCATCTGTGGCCACGTGGTGGAAGACCACTGAGAAATACTACGAACTCGCCGCAGGAGATAAAACTCCTTCTCCTTCACTCTCACTCACTCTCAAGTCACAAATCCTCGATGAGACTTACTCTCTCGGAAAATCTCTAACAGACAGAGACATCCGCAAGTTAGCCTCAAAAGGAGATCAGTACGATGCGGTTAACGTTGTTTTGACTTCAGCTGACGTGGCGGTAACTGGATTTGGTATGAGTCGATGCGGGACACACGGACATGCTCGTGGTAATACGGGTAAGCGTGGATCCAAATTCGCTTATATTTGGGTCGGAAACTCCGAAACGCAATGCCCGGGTCAATGCGCATGGCCATTTCACGCACCGGTGTACGGTCCTCAGAACCCGCCGCTCGTGGCGCCGAACAACGATGTGGGACTCGACGGTATGGTGATTAACTTAGCGAGTCTTTTAGCTGGAACCGCAACGAACCCGTTTGGTAATGGTTATTACCAGGGCCCACAAAACGCACCGCTCGAAGCTGCGTCCGCGTGTCCTGGTGTTTATGGCAAAGGAGCTTATCCTGGTTACGCTGGAAATCTACTTGTGGATACTACGACGGGAGGTAGTTTTAATGCGTATGGTGCAAACGGCAGGAAGTTCTTGCTACCTGCGTTGTATGATCCTACAACGTCGGATTGCTCTACTATGGTTTGA
- the LOC106328613 gene encoding arginase 1, mitochondrial has protein sequence MLKIGQRGIRHLQRFSTASFTTVSASSIEKGQNRVVDASLTLIRERAKLKGELVRLLGGAKASTSLLGVPLGHNSSFLQGPAFAPPRIREAIWCGSTNSSTEEGKELKDPRVLTDVGDVPVQEIRDCGVDDDRLMNVISESVKVVMEEEPLRPLVLGGDHSISYPVIRAVSEKLGGPVDVLHLDAHPDIYDCFEGNKYSHASSFARIMEGGHARRLLQVGIRSINKEGREQGKRFGVEQYEMRTFSRDREVLENLKLGEGVKGVYISIDVDCLDPAFAPGVSHIEPGGLSFRDVLNILHNLQGDVVGADVVEFNPQRDTVDGMTAMVAAKLVRELAAKISK, from the exons ATGTTGAAGATTGGGCAGAGAGGGATTCGCCACTTACAGCGATTCAGTACGGCGTCGTTCACGACCGTGTCTGCTTCTTCGATCGAGAAAGGGCAGAATCGTGTCGTCGATGCTTCGTTAACTCTCATTCGCGAAAGGGCAAAACTCAAA GGAGAGTTGGTGCGTCTCTTAGGAGGAGCTAAAGCTTCAACATCTCTTCTCGGTGTCCCACTAGGTCACAACTCTTCTTTCCTTCAAGGTCCTGCCTTTGCTCCTCCAAGAATTAGAGAAGCTATTTGGTGTGGTAGCACCAACTCCTCCACTGAAGAAG GGAAGGAGCTAAAGGATCCACGTGTTCTAACTGATGTTGGGGATGTTCCGGTACAAGAGATCAGAGATTGTGGAGTTGATGATGATAGACTAATGAATGTAATAAGCGAATCTGTAAAGGTTGTAATGGAAGAG GAACCATTGCGTCCGTTGGTCTTAGGTGGAGACCATTCGATATCTTATCCAGTTATTAGAGCGGTTTCTGAGAAGCTTGGAGGACCTGTGGACGTTCTTCATCTTGATGCACATCCTGATATATACGACTGTTTCGAAGGCAACAAGTACTCTCATGCCTCTTCCTTTGCTCGTATCATGGAAGGTGGCCATGCTCGGCGGCTTTTGCAG GTTGGGATCAGATCGATAAACAAGGAAGGACGAGAACAGGGCAAGAGATTTGGAGTAGAACAGTACGAGATGCGAACTTTCTCGAGAGATCGTGAAGTTTTGGAAAATCTG AAACTAGGGGAAGGAGTGAAGGGTGTGTACATCTCCATCGATGTTGACTGTCTTGATCCGGCGTTTGCTCCTGGAGTGTCACACATCGAACCAGGAGGTCTCTCCTTCCGAGATGTTCTTAACATCTTACATAATCTTCAAGGAGATGTGGTCGGGGCTGATGTTGTCGAGTTCAACCCCCAGCGTGATACTGTCGACGGCATGACGGCCATGGTCGCCGCTAAGCTTGTTAGAGAACTAGCGGCAAAAATCTCAAAGTGA